The Neobacillus sp. OS1-2 genome includes a window with the following:
- a CDS encoding copper homeostasis protein CutC, which translates to MSKVEIIVLNAEDARTAEAYGADRLELVSAMTEGGLTPSHGIMKTVVRSVKIPVMVMVRPHSFSFVYRKEEWEAIREDIKIIKELGAAGMVFGAIDDQQKVDFDMLSMVLEEAKGLSVTFHRAIDETNSLEAYHSLCQSPFKVDRILTSGGRPTVSEGLDSVKKMINVSQTSKDNPIIMPGSGLSVNNIEYIHNQLHAAEYHFGSAVRKDADFHNQINGDEIQKIKKILS; encoded by the coding sequence ATGTCCAAAGTAGAAATCATTGTCTTAAACGCGGAGGATGCCAGAACAGCAGAAGCTTACGGTGCGGATCGCCTTGAGTTAGTATCTGCTATGACAGAAGGCGGGTTGACACCAAGCCACGGGATCATGAAAACGGTCGTGCGGAGTGTGAAGATTCCTGTTATGGTCATGGTCCGCCCACATAGCTTTTCGTTTGTGTACCGCAAGGAAGAATGGGAGGCCATTCGCGAAGATATAAAAATAATAAAAGAATTGGGTGCGGCGGGAATGGTCTTCGGGGCCATAGATGATCAACAGAAAGTAGACTTTGACATGCTCTCGATGGTGTTGGAAGAAGCGAAGGGTCTTTCCGTAACGTTTCATCGTGCGATTGATGAAACTAATTCTCTTGAGGCTTATCACTCCCTATGTCAATCTCCATTTAAGGTCGATCGTATCCTGACATCAGGCGGAAGGCCGACAGTAAGTGAAGGACTTGATTCTGTAAAAAAAATGATAAATGTGTCGCAGACATCTAAAGATAACCCAATCATCATGCCTGGCTCTGGTCTTTCTGTTAACAATATTGAATACATTCACAACCAGCTCCATGCCGCGGAATATCATTTTGGCTCAGCAGTAAGGAAGGACGCCGATTTTCATAATCAAATCAACGGGGATGAAATCCAAAAGATCAAGAAAATACTCAGCTAG
- a CDS encoding QueT transporter family protein, protein MERTTNTLSQPIGANSAGTATKGKVQGIVVNGIIAALYIAVSALIQPFGFTQVQFRVSEMFNHLIVFNKKYIYGIVLGVFLTNLFFSPMRAYDLIFGVGQSVIALFIAIACARFIKGIWARMIVNTLVFTFTMFLIALELHLAFDLPFMFTWLTTAVGEFVVMAVGMPVMYVINKRVRFDKMV, encoded by the coding sequence ATGGAGAGAACAACTAACACATTATCACAGCCCATTGGAGCTAATTCCGCTGGAACTGCTACTAAAGGCAAAGTACAAGGAATTGTCGTTAACGGGATTATTGCTGCATTGTACATTGCCGTCTCGGCTTTAATCCAGCCATTTGGATTTACCCAGGTACAGTTTCGTGTATCGGAAATGTTTAATCATCTCATTGTTTTTAACAAAAAGTACATTTATGGAATCGTCCTTGGTGTATTTTTGACGAATTTATTCTTTTCACCAATGAGGGCATATGACCTGATTTTCGGTGTCGGCCAATCGGTGATTGCCTTGTTCATTGCGATTGCGTGCGCACGTTTCATTAAAGGCATTTGGGCGAGGATGATTGTCAATACACTTGTCTTCACATTCACGATGTTCTTGATTGCCCTTGAACTGCATTTGGCGTTTGATTTGCCATTCATGTTCACATGGCTGACAACAGCGGTTGGTGAATTTGTCGTGATGGCAGTTGGCATGCCTGTTATGTACGTTATTAATAAACGTGTTCGATTTGATAAAATGGTTTAA
- a CDS encoding multidrug efflux SMR transporter: MGWLFVLLAAVGEITGAAGLKLYSQRKTFRNGLLYIGGFGASFAFLYTSFHFLQLSVAYIVWVGIGTAGAVLINIFLFGESKNIGRIVSVGLIIIGVMGLRAFS, from the coding sequence ATGGGCTGGTTATTTGTTCTTTTGGCAGCTGTGGGCGAAATTACCGGTGCTGCCGGACTAAAATTATATAGTCAACGGAAAACATTCAGAAACGGTCTGCTTTATATCGGCGGTTTTGGTGCTTCGTTTGCCTTTTTATATACCTCGTTCCATTTTTTGCAACTCAGTGTTGCCTATATCGTTTGGGTGGGTATTGGCACTGCTGGCGCTGTGCTCATTAACATCTTCCTTTTTGGGGAATCGAAAAACATTGGACGGATTGTGAGTGTTGGGTTGATTATCATTGGGGTCATGGGATTAAGGGCCTTTTCATAA
- a CDS encoding multidrug efflux SMR transporter: protein MNKAWFYVVLTCLFELIWVYGFNTAETWWEWGMVIGIILIDFHYLPKACASIPTGTVYAVFSGVGTVGTVLMDVFLFGGRFNAGMFLFVVLIVIGVIGLNLADNKTEEKEIEKGAA, encoded by the coding sequence ATGAATAAAGCCTGGTTTTATGTCGTTTTAACATGTTTATTTGAATTAATTTGGGTATACGGTTTTAATACTGCTGAGACTTGGTGGGAATGGGGAATGGTAATTGGGATTATCCTAATCGATTTTCACTACCTTCCCAAAGCATGTGCAAGTATACCAACAGGAACGGTTTATGCTGTTTTTTCGGGAGTCGGCACGGTCGGCACGGTGTTAATGGATGTTTTCTTGTTTGGTGGAAGATTTAATGCGGGCATGTTTTTGTTCGTCGTTTTAATCGTAATCGGTGTCATTGGCTTAAACCTTGCCGATAATAAAACAGAGGAAAAAGAAATCGAGAAAGGAGCTGCCTAA
- a CDS encoding globin, with the protein MVKKLEYTFRSLYSEIGGQETIDQLVNAFYPRVYDDPELAPLFEGDMNEIMRKQRMFLPQFLGGPALYSQEFGPPAMRDRHMPFEVTPRRAQCWLRCMKEAFQEIGLDQNPAGRAFYDRLTQVAGIMVNTPDNEEN; encoded by the coding sequence ATGGTGAAGAAATTGGAATATACTTTTAGATCACTTTACAGCGAAATTGGCGGTCAGGAAACAATTGACCAGCTAGTTAATGCCTTTTATCCACGGGTCTATGATGATCCCGAATTGGCACCATTGTTTGAAGGGGATATGAATGAAATCATGCGGAAACAGCGAATGTTTTTACCGCAGTTTTTAGGCGGCCCTGCACTTTACAGCCAGGAATTCGGACCACCGGCAATGAGAGACCGGCATATGCCATTTGAAGTAACGCCTAGAAGGGCCCAGTGCTGGCTTCGTTGTATGAAAGAAGCCTTTCAGGAAATTGGCCTTGATCAGAATCCAGCAGGACGAGCTTTTTATGATCGTTTAACACAAGTTGCAGGAATTATGGTGAATACACCTGACAATGAAGAAAATTGA
- a CDS encoding ABC transporter substrate-binding protein has product MAFKKYSIAAGILSASLLLGACGNSDSSSGEKKDNGSKDGKVVVDLFNGKVEIADQLKALTDKYTKEHPNVTFNIESVGGGADGSAALKAKFASNKAPDIFGNGGYQEAITWKDKFEDLSDQEWVKDAYPDALKPMTMDGKVYGQPVNMEGYGFAYNKKLFEKAGITELPKTYLELEAAAKKLKDAGITAFSVGYAEWWILANHGLNVPFAYQQADDENFIPGLNEGKSKIEGNKYFEDYLKLVDLTVKYGNKNPLTTDYNTEVTQFANGETAIIQQGNWIQPMLDKLNPGMEVGFIPLSLTDDATQADKLMVDVPTNWVVYNKAPEADKKAAKDFLNWMVSSDAGKEALVKDFKYLPAFKTIEAKAEDIGPLGADLQKYSQDGKTYSWQFMKYPDGAGQEFGATLQAYVGNQKSKDETLKAFDATWAKLKK; this is encoded by the coding sequence ATGGCTTTCAAAAAATATTCAATCGCAGCAGGGATTTTATCAGCTTCACTTCTATTAGGTGCTTGCGGTAACAGTGACAGTTCATCAGGAGAGAAGAAAGACAACGGCAGTAAAGATGGAAAAGTAGTAGTAGATCTCTTTAACGGTAAAGTTGAAATTGCCGACCAATTGAAAGCGTTAACAGATAAATATACAAAAGAGCACCCAAATGTTACATTTAACATTGAATCCGTGGGCGGCGGTGCAGACGGTTCTGCAGCGCTTAAAGCAAAATTTGCATCCAATAAAGCTCCTGATATCTTTGGTAATGGTGGTTATCAAGAAGCGATTACTTGGAAAGACAAATTTGAAGATTTATCTGATCAGGAATGGGTAAAAGATGCATATCCAGATGCCTTAAAGCCAATGACAATGGATGGAAAAGTCTATGGTCAGCCTGTTAACATGGAAGGCTACGGTTTCGCTTATAACAAAAAACTATTCGAAAAAGCAGGTATTACGGAACTTCCAAAAACATATTTAGAGTTAGAAGCAGCCGCAAAAAAACTTAAAGATGCCGGGATCACAGCGTTTTCAGTTGGTTATGCAGAGTGGTGGATATTAGCAAACCATGGCTTAAACGTTCCATTTGCTTACCAACAAGCCGATGATGAAAACTTCATCCCTGGCTTAAACGAAGGAAAATCTAAGATTGAAGGCAATAAATATTTTGAAGATTATTTAAAACTTGTTGATTTGACTGTTAAATATGGTAACAAAAATCCATTAACAACCGACTATAACACAGAAGTTACTCAATTTGCTAACGGCGAAACGGCAATCATTCAGCAAGGTAACTGGATTCAGCCAATGCTTGATAAATTAAATCCTGGTATGGAAGTTGGCTTCATTCCACTATCTTTAACAGATGATGCTACCCAAGCCGATAAATTAATGGTTGACGTACCAACGAACTGGGTTGTTTATAACAAAGCTCCTGAAGCTGACAAAAAGGCTGCTAAAGATTTCTTAAACTGGATGGTTTCATCTGATGCAGGTAAAGAAGCGTTAGTTAAGGATTTCAAATATCTTCCTGCCTTTAAAACAATTGAAGCAAAAGCAGAAGACATTGGACCACTAGGTGCTGATCTTCAGAAATATTCTCAAGATGGCAAAACTTACTCTTGGCAGTTCATGAAATATCCGGATGGTGCGGGTCAAGAATTCGGTGCAACACTACAAGCATATGTTGGCAATCAAAAATCAAAAGACGAAACGTTGAAAGCTTTTGATGCAACATGGGCTAAATTGAAAAAATAA
- a CDS encoding carbohydrate ABC transporter permease, with the protein MGNKYTSKTFIGEILAILLGLVFLVPFYYLITNSLKPFAEILTNTSALPKVLMLDNYVNAFEKLDYLKVFTNSLIITVVSNVVLVIFCSMAAYMLVRTKKKISNIIFMTFVAAMIIPFQSIMIPLIKTAGNLGMLNSIWGLVIMYLGFGSGMTIFLYHGFVKGIPVELEEAAIIDGCSRFGVFWRIVFPLLKPITVTIVILNSLWIWNDYLLPSLVLQDPGLRTIPLATFFFFGQYTKQWDLALAALVLGIIPLLIFFFSMQKHIIKGITSGSIK; encoded by the coding sequence ATGGGAAACAAGTATACAAGCAAGACATTTATTGGTGAAATCCTGGCTATCCTGCTTGGTCTTGTCTTTTTAGTTCCATTCTATTATTTGATTACAAACTCCTTGAAACCGTTCGCCGAGATTTTAACGAACACCTCAGCCTTACCTAAGGTATTGATGTTAGATAACTATGTAAACGCCTTTGAAAAATTAGACTATCTTAAGGTTTTTACAAATTCATTGATTATCACTGTTGTGAGTAATGTGGTCTTGGTGATCTTTTGCTCCATGGCAGCGTACATGCTGGTTAGAACAAAAAAGAAAATCAGCAATATCATTTTCATGACTTTTGTTGCTGCGATGATCATTCCGTTTCAATCGATTATGATTCCGCTGATTAAAACAGCAGGGAACTTAGGAATGTTAAACAGTATTTGGGGTCTAGTCATCATGTACCTAGGTTTCGGATCAGGAATGACTATCTTCTTATACCACGGATTTGTGAAAGGGATCCCGGTAGAACTTGAAGAAGCGGCTATTATTGATGGATGCTCAAGGTTTGGTGTGTTTTGGAGAATTGTGTTTCCATTGCTAAAACCAATCACAGTTACTATTGTCATCCTGAACAGCTTATGGATTTGGAATGACTACTTATTACCATCATTGGTTCTACAGGATCCTGGATTAAGAACCATTCCATTGGCAACATTCTTCTTCTTTGGCCAGTACACAAAGCAATGGGATTTAGCACTGGCAGCTCTTGTTCTTGGTATCATACCTTTGTTAATTTTCTTCTTCTCGATGCAAAAACACATTATCAAAGGGATTACAAGCGGTTCAATCAAGTGA
- a CDS encoding carbohydrate ABC transporter permease: protein MKNQSKVETVENTVITEPMNTNLKESVSLKNKKKLKDAGLFALFVGPVFLAFTLIVLVPFFTGIYYSFTDWNGITGNIKWVGLDNFKYLFTEDKQFQQSFLLTTKYTVVAIILTNMIGFGLALLVTQKLKTSNVLRTVFFMPNMVGGLLLGFIWQFIFVKGFASLGELTGIPFFELAWLGDAKTAFWGIVIVSVWQGAGYIMIIYIAALQNVPQELIEAAKIDGANRWQILRHITMPLVAPAVTICLFLTTASSFKIFDANLSLTNGGPFKSTEMLALNIYTEAFVNNRYGIGEAKALIFFIVVAAITVLQVTISKKREVES, encoded by the coding sequence GTGAAGAACCAAAGTAAAGTAGAAACCGTGGAAAATACGGTCATCACTGAACCAATGAACACAAATCTTAAAGAGTCAGTTTCATTAAAGAATAAGAAGAAACTGAAGGATGCAGGGTTATTCGCCCTATTTGTCGGCCCAGTCTTCCTTGCATTTACTTTAATCGTCCTAGTCCCTTTCTTTACAGGTATTTATTATTCCTTTACAGATTGGAATGGGATTACAGGAAATATTAAATGGGTTGGACTGGATAACTTCAAATATTTATTTACTGAGGACAAGCAATTTCAGCAGTCCTTCCTGCTTACAACAAAATATACAGTAGTTGCCATTATTTTAACGAACATGATTGGATTTGGATTAGCCTTGCTAGTCACCCAGAAATTGAAAACAAGTAACGTTCTGCGTACCGTTTTCTTCATGCCGAACATGGTCGGAGGTCTATTACTAGGATTTATCTGGCAGTTCATTTTTGTAAAAGGATTTGCTTCCCTTGGCGAGCTAACTGGAATACCATTTTTTGAATTAGCATGGTTAGGCGATGCGAAGACAGCATTCTGGGGAATTGTCATTGTTAGTGTTTGGCAGGGTGCAGGCTATATCATGATTATCTATATTGCCGCATTGCAAAATGTTCCGCAGGAATTGATTGAAGCAGCAAAAATAGACGGGGCAAATAGATGGCAGATTTTGCGCCACATCACGATGCCACTTGTAGCACCAGCCGTAACCATCTGTTTATTTTTAACAACCGCTTCATCATTTAAGATTTTTGATGCAAACCTGTCGTTAACAAACGGTGGTCCATTTAAATCAACCGAGATGTTAGCGCTTAACATTTATACAGAGGCATTCGTCAATAACCGTTATGGTATTGGTGAAGCAAAAGCATTAATTTTCTTCATCGTTGTTGCTGCCATTACCGTCCTTCAGGTAACGATTTCGAAGAAGAGGGAGGTTGAATCATAA
- a CDS encoding sensor histidine kinase codes for MGWSIRKKLIIFLMAATVLPFGGSIAITYLQTTSSLNNRFVSTNHELIEKGEEELTVYLDDVAQMSSVLYRYTPFMSVMRDGISQDFITNQEEVRRALAYLFNSRPEIEQMHIYIDKGKDSYTNYHSRISGRGKYENVFSHPYYARLHHSDDFSVIQPPHEIYSYNHQSVIPNSQKKNVLSFHNSLIDLPSDHFLGLLSIDINLSKISAIADRLYTKDVEDLYIMDENGTIIYSSKEKDIGKRNNENWYKDVKQRPLEGKSIEWKDKQFSGVIVYERFSAPYKNWYIVKRIPYNVLYQSARQTALMNSIIGLVTLVVVLFATMVISFKITAPIKVLIDNMKKVEKGELEADFDSLGNDEIGMLGRHFKRMINQINELIFREYKLELENKSSQLRVLQSQINPHFLYNAFQSIGTLALKMKAVPVYSLLTSLSNIMRYSMNMKEDIVPFEMEMKHVNAYLSLQKQRFDEQLDFHIAVEKEVEEILVPKMILQPIVENCFKHGFDQQIEKAVIHIEATINDEGLVCIRVKDNGIGITEAQLDGIRQELFEGRILEGKHRESIGLKNIYDRLQIYYGTQATMSVHGMEEGGFTVQIQIPRVMQKEVEQS; via the coding sequence ATGGGATGGAGCATTCGGAAAAAGTTAATCATTTTTTTAATGGCAGCAACGGTTCTCCCTTTTGGAGGCTCCATAGCCATTACGTATTTACAAACGACTAGTTCTCTTAATAACCGCTTTGTTTCAACAAATCATGAATTGATAGAAAAAGGGGAAGAGGAGCTTACCGTTTACTTAGATGATGTTGCGCAAATGTCTTCGGTCCTATACCGTTATACTCCGTTTATGAGTGTGATGAGAGATGGGATCTCGCAGGACTTTATTACCAATCAGGAAGAGGTGCGCAGGGCACTTGCCTATTTATTTAACTCTCGGCCTGAAATTGAACAAATGCATATTTATATTGATAAAGGAAAGGATTCTTATACCAATTATCATTCGAGAATTAGCGGCAGGGGGAAGTATGAGAATGTCTTTTCGCATCCCTACTATGCCCGGCTACATCACTCTGATGATTTTTCGGTGATTCAGCCGCCGCATGAAATTTATAGTTATAATCATCAATCAGTCATTCCTAATTCCCAGAAGAAGAATGTGTTAAGCTTTCATAATTCCTTAATCGACCTTCCATCAGACCACTTTTTAGGGCTTTTATCGATTGATATTAACCTTTCAAAAATAAGTGCAATTGCTGACCGTTTATATACAAAAGATGTAGAAGATCTATACATAATGGATGAAAATGGTACCATTATTTACTCTTCTAAAGAGAAAGACATTGGAAAACGGAACAATGAAAATTGGTACAAGGATGTGAAGCAAAGACCGCTTGAGGGAAAAAGTATTGAATGGAAGGATAAACAATTTTCAGGTGTTATTGTCTATGAAAGATTTTCCGCACCCTATAAGAATTGGTATATTGTAAAACGCATCCCGTATAATGTCCTTTACCAAAGTGCCAGACAAACAGCATTAATGAATAGTATCATTGGTCTTGTTACACTTGTGGTTGTCTTATTTGCCACAATGGTCATCTCATTTAAAATTACAGCCCCGATTAAAGTATTGATTGATAATATGAAGAAAGTAGAAAAGGGGGAGCTCGAGGCGGATTTTGACTCGTTGGGGAACGATGAAATCGGCATGCTTGGCCGCCATTTTAAACGGATGATCAATCAAATCAATGAATTAATTTTCCGAGAATATAAATTAGAACTTGAAAATAAATCTTCGCAGTTGAGGGTGTTGCAATCACAAATCAATCCGCACTTTCTCTATAATGCCTTTCAGTCAATTGGCACTTTAGCGCTTAAAATGAAGGCCGTCCCGGTGTATTCGTTATTGACCTCTTTATCTAATATCATGAGATACAGCATGAATATGAAGGAAGATATCGTTCCGTTTGAAATGGAAATGAAGCATGTTAATGCCTACCTTTCATTACAAAAACAGCGCTTCGACGAGCAGCTTGACTTTCATATAGCGGTGGAAAAAGAGGTTGAAGAGATTCTAGTACCGAAAATGATCCTGCAGCCTATTGTGGAAAATTGTTTTAAACATGGATTTGATCAACAGATCGAAAAAGCAGTGATTCATATCGAAGCAACCATAAACGATGAAGGGTTGGTTTGTATCCGTGTTAAGGACAATGGAATTGGAATAACGGAAGCACAACTGGATGGAATTCGCCAAGAATTGTTTGAAGGGCGTATCCTAGAAGGGAAGCATAGAGAATCCATCGGGTTAAAAAACATCTATGACCGCTTGCAGATTTATTATGGCACTCAGGCTACGATGTCTGTTCACGGTATGGAAGAAGGCGGATTTACGGTACAGATTCAGATTCCAAGGGTGATGCAAAAAGAGGTGGAGCAATCATGA
- a CDS encoding response regulator, translating into MKVLIVDDEKHVREGIKLLGEWDRNGVTEIFEAANGEEAIGLIQTYKPEIIFSDMKMPKMDGTLLLEWIKENQPASKTIVVTGYDDYHYMRKAIHFGSMDYLLKPVDPEILNQTLENAVKEWKKGEMDRQRKVSSAQLINEMKPVYRDRKLTQLINSESIDIDLYEEFGFLPSQQYTVALVRINRMASRAFKGDRDLTYFTILNIINELLLENECGIGFRYLASKGEIIIIFWNQFERMEDLLLQIYQTIKNVIHISCPIAIGKKVGKSTKLIESYQHAKQVLLNSNLLEKSENRVHRQDVLSTATLRSLMAYSATIELAVQAGEIGAFEELLEQITKDYTENDYLSLKQLLHFENEYLLISNQWYKKYDIPIKVPDDIERRTDRFFDKNGTFLLDSYKQGIKREVTFFLKRVKQKASQKNRNVIVDIEKYLQANFDRDVKLQEISDHFYISREYISRKFKQEFNVNISDYIVKIRMERAKTLLKNSQMKIYEMANMVGYQDDKYFRKVFKKVVGVTPNEYREMNMNKK; encoded by the coding sequence ATGAAAGTTTTAATCGTCGATGATGAAAAACATGTTCGCGAAGGGATTAAATTGCTTGGGGAATGGGACAGGAATGGAGTCACAGAAATTTTTGAGGCAGCCAATGGCGAAGAGGCTATTGGGCTGATTCAAACCTACAAACCGGAGATTATTTTTTCAGATATGAAAATGCCGAAAATGGATGGTACGCTATTGCTAGAGTGGATTAAAGAAAATCAACCCGCTAGCAAGACAATTGTTGTAACCGGCTACGATGATTACCATTATATGCGAAAGGCCATCCATTTCGGGAGTATGGACTATCTATTAAAGCCTGTTGACCCAGAGATTTTAAATCAAACATTGGAAAATGCGGTTAAGGAATGGAAGAAGGGCGAAATGGATCGCCAGCGAAAAGTAAGCAGTGCACAATTGATCAATGAAATGAAGCCCGTCTACAGGGACCGAAAGCTGACACAGCTAATCAATAGTGAAAGCATTGATATAGATTTGTATGAGGAATTTGGGTTCCTTCCATCACAACAGTACACTGTCGCTTTGGTCCGGATTAATCGAATGGCGAGTAGGGCTTTTAAAGGTGACCGGGATTTAACATACTTTACGATCTTGAACATTATTAATGAACTATTACTGGAAAACGAATGTGGAATTGGTTTTCGGTATCTGGCTAGTAAAGGTGAAATTATCATTATCTTTTGGAATCAATTTGAACGCATGGAGGACCTTTTATTACAAATCTATCAAACGATTAAGAATGTCATCCATATTTCATGTCCAATTGCGATTGGAAAAAAGGTTGGTAAAAGTACGAAATTAATTGAGTCTTATCAGCATGCGAAGCAGGTTCTATTAAATAGTAATCTCTTGGAGAAATCAGAAAACCGTGTGCATCGTCAGGATGTTTTGTCGACGGCAACACTTAGAAGCTTAATGGCTTATTCAGCTACTATTGAATTAGCTGTACAAGCCGGTGAAATCGGAGCATTTGAAGAATTGCTAGAGCAAATTACAAAGGACTATACGGAAAATGATTATTTATCCCTTAAACAGCTGCTCCATTTTGAAAATGAATATTTGCTGATCAGTAACCAATGGTATAAGAAATACGACATTCCTATAAAAGTTCCGGATGATATTGAAAGACGAACTGACAGATTTTTTGACAAAAATGGTACATTTCTTTTGGATAGTTATAAACAAGGGATCAAGCGGGAAGTTACTTTCTTTTTGAAAAGGGTAAAACAAAAAGCAAGCCAGAAAAATAGGAATGTAATTGTTGATATCGAAAAATACCTACAGGCGAATTTCGATCGCGATGTGAAACTGCAGGAAATATCTGATCATTTTTATATTAGCAGGGAATACATCTCAAGGAAGTTCAAACAAGAGTTTAATGTCAATATTTCTGACTATATTGTCAAAATCCGCATGGAACGGGCAAAAACCTTATTGAAAAACAGTCAGATGAAGATATATGAAATGGCAAATATGGTTGGTTATCAAGACGACAAGTATTTCCGAAAGGTGTTTAAGAAAGTGGTGGGTGTTACACCGAATGAGTATCGTGAAATGAATATGAATAAAAAATGA
- a CDS encoding AraC family transcriptional regulator: protein MKSNILFCGYSFHTNGYHSQHKSGYPSYLFRLQTEGICEVVVKGRKLKIEAGDLLLIKPGDHYELLVKEGQVSGDYHLICDGAWIDEWWSGFTKPDVARIEMDEKLLALWRYIMFEKRRPESSQNEELSGYLLRALCLTLERVISEAGSSFSHPYTVTRMMRYIEEHAMTAFKVGEVARHAGLSISRSVHLFKSSVGKTMMEYAQEIRLAAAMERMKYTSMTLEQIALECGFGSYPYFHKVFKKKHSISPGAYRRIE from the coding sequence ATGAAATCAAATATATTATTCTGCGGATATTCATTTCATACAAATGGATACCACTCCCAACATAAATCCGGATATCCTTCCTATCTGTTCCGTCTGCAAACGGAAGGAATTTGTGAAGTGGTGGTAAAAGGGAGAAAATTAAAAATCGAGGCAGGCGATCTTCTGCTAATTAAACCAGGGGATCATTATGAATTGCTAGTTAAAGAGGGGCAAGTGAGTGGTGACTACCACTTAATCTGTGATGGTGCCTGGATTGATGAATGGTGGAGTGGTTTCACCAAGCCGGATGTCGCTCGAATTGAGATGGATGAAAAGCTGTTAGCATTATGGCGCTACATTATGTTTGAGAAACGCCGCCCCGAATCCAGTCAGAATGAAGAACTATCTGGCTATTTACTGCGAGCTCTCTGTTTGACTCTAGAACGTGTCATTAGCGAAGCCGGTTCCTCGTTCAGTCATCCGTATACGGTGACACGGATGATGCGATATATTGAAGAGCATGCCATGACTGCGTTTAAAGTGGGAGAAGTGGCGAGGCATGCCGGTCTTAGTATCTCCCGTTCTGTTCATTTATTCAAAAGTAGTGTTGGGAAAACAATGATGGAATATGCGCAGGAAATTCGGCTGGCGGCAGCTATGGAACGGATGAAATATACATCTATGACACTAGAACAAATTGCTCTTGAATGCGGGTTTGGCAGTTATCCTTATTTTCATAAAGTGTTTAAAAAGAAACATAGTATCTCTCCTGGTGCATATAGGCGAATTGAATAA
- a CDS encoding ThuA domain-containing protein has protein sequence MLNVTIWNENRHEQKNPVVRDIYPNGIHGTIADFLKAEGFEAGTATLDEPEHGLTDEVLANTDVLVWWGHLAHGEVKDEIVQKVQQRVLDGMGLIVLHSGHFSKIFKTLMGTSCDLKWREADEKERLWVVAPNHPIVEGIGEYIELEKEEMYGEHFDIPQPDELIFTSWFEGGEVFRSGCTYKRGNGKVFYFRPGHETYPTYHNEQIQRVIINAVKWAQPVKRERPVYGNAKPLETIKGGK, from the coding sequence ATGTTGAATGTAACAATATGGAATGAAAATCGTCATGAACAAAAAAATCCAGTAGTAAGAGATATTTACCCGAACGGAATCCATGGGACAATTGCTGATTTTCTTAAGGCTGAAGGATTCGAAGCAGGAACCGCTACGCTTGATGAGCCGGAGCATGGATTAACAGATGAGGTATTAGCAAATACCGATGTATTAGTGTGGTGGGGACATCTTGCACACGGCGAGGTAAAAGATGAGATCGTGCAAAAAGTCCAACAGCGTGTCCTAGATGGCATGGGACTGATTGTCCTTCACTCCGGTCATTTCTCCAAAATCTTTAAAACATTAATGGGAACAAGCTGTGATTTGAAGTGGCGTGAAGCAGATGAAAAGGAACGCCTTTGGGTTGTAGCACCAAACCATCCCATTGTGGAAGGAATCGGCGAATATATCGAATTAGAAAAAGAAGAAATGTATGGGGAGCATTTTGATATCCCGCAGCCAGATGAGTTGATTTTCACAAGCTGGTTTGAAGGCGGCGAGGTATTCCGTAGTGGCTGTACGTACAAACGCGGCAATGGAAAGGTGTTCTACTTCAGACCAGGACACGAAACGTATCCAACTTACCATAACGAACAAATTCAACGCGTGATTATCAATGCGGTGAAATGGGCACAACCAGTCAAACGGGAACGGCCGGTTTATGGAAACGCTAAACCTTTAGAAACCATTAAAGGAGGAAAATAA